The following coding sequences are from one Primulina eburnea isolate SZY01 chromosome 15, ASM2296580v1, whole genome shotgun sequence window:
- the LOC140815468 gene encoding uncharacterized protein: MARLLEQYVGNGSRGRPVAIYEQFRRMNAEDFRGTTDPFVHEGWIRSLEVIFRYMDMADTDRVSCTIYLLKGDASLWWEGAEQGVNLATLTWEEFKRVFYDKYFTYDVRSSLKREFTSLRQGHLYVAEFVQKFDSSCHFVPLIANDTAEKLRHFFDGLRPTIRRDVMLIDPGDYTTVVAKDFRAEQSLKDIDWEMKRKRKRA, translated from the coding sequence ATGGCTCGTTTACTAGAGCAGTACGTGGGAAATGGTTCGAGGGGACGACCGGTAGCTATCTATGAGCAATTTAGGAGGATGAACGCTGAGGATTTTCGTGGCACTACTGATCCCTTCGTTCATGAGGGATGGATTCGATCTTTGGAGGTTATTTTTCGTTATATGGATATGGCAGACACTGACCGAGTTAGTTGTACCATCTATCTACTGAAGGGCGACGCTTCCTTGTGGTGGGAGGGAGCGGAGCAAGGAGTGAACTTGGCGACATTGACTTGGGAGGAGTTCAAGAGGGTGTTCTACGACAAATATTTCACATATGATGTCCGTTCTAGTCTAAAGAGAGAATTTACGAGTCTCCGTCAGGGGCATCTATATGTGGCTGAGTTTGTGCAGAAGTTTGATAGTAgctgtcattttgtgccctTGATTGCGAATGATACGGCGGAGAAATTACGACACTTTTTTGATGGATTGAGGCCCACGATTCGTCGCGATGTGATGCTCATTGATCCTGGTGATTATACTACTGTCGTTGCCAAAGATTTTAGAGCCGAGCAGTCCCTCAAGGATATTGATTGGGAGATGAAGCGTAAAAGGAAACGTGCCTAG